In Aedes albopictus strain Foshan chromosome 3, AalbF5, whole genome shotgun sequence, the following are encoded in one genomic region:
- the LOC109425930 gene encoding MD-2-related lipid-recognition protein produces the protein MNQIFNILLLIGVITIARAEVISFEKCSESVKCTVHEVRVHPCPEAAQNKPCVMLKGTNATIAFDYTPEFDAQVATAKAFWASAVDLPFAGLDQEACKYTSCPVAAGQRQSYSYDLPIMKSYPTRQYKVKWQLLNEANEMCCFLIEMAIKAKKGRKN, from the exons ATGAACCAAATTTTCAATATTCTTTTGTTGATCGGCGTGATAACCATTGCGCGTGCGGAAGTAATTTCGTTTGAGAAGTGTAGTGAAAGCG TGAAATGCACGGTTCACGAAGTTCGTGTGCACCCGTGCCCGGAAGCTGCCCAAAATAAACCCTGTGTCATGCTGAAGGGTACCAATGCGACGATCGCGTTCGATTATACGCCAGAATTCGACGCCCAGGTTGCCACGGCAAAGGCCTTCTGGGCTTCGGCAGTTGACCTTCCGTTCGCCGGATTGGACCAGGAGGCATGCAAGTACACCAGCTGTCCGGTCGCAGCCGGCCAAAGGCAATCCTATTCGTACGATCTGCCCATTATGAAGTCCTACCCGACG CGGCAATACAAAGTCAAGTGGCAACTGCTCAATGAGGCTAACGAGATGTGCTGTTTCCTGATTGAAATGGCGATCAAGGCCAAGAAGGGTCGCAAGAACTAG